A DNA window from Plodia interpunctella isolate USDA-ARS_2022_Savannah chromosome 12, ilPloInte3.2, whole genome shotgun sequence contains the following coding sequences:
- the LOC128674423 gene encoding mitochondrial genome maintenance exonuclease 1-like — MFRPISSIGRRISLENQAKQIVRTKVVHPASILKPAEKIKLYNKENKDLFGPLLETSKQRKKRSQKPGNAKNKSHQNNEQSENTNIERAKNAVERCVLTGYNNLVFPSSKMWQNTRNCVNIVGVLLNNAQVRTFKTLVPNNAAKSSPAQPGYASEDRILQIKQHQNDFAKQYPSVTLILNKTMTEESRNALEKWKQERIAEMGQAEFEKFYEAQMAVGTKFHSTLKNYFTQPQNQLRIEKEVEGVWVSVADVLKSISSPKAIESNVVHPMLKYRGIFDAIADYEDKPTLIEWKKSDKPRKSITLTYDNPVQLAAYFGAVCNDLNYKHLNVRDALLVIAYTDGSKADAYHLSTDKLREHWAQWLIRLENYMKKHGTNSEKILKGGKRLFEEDIANLQ, encoded by the exons ATGTTTCGACCGATTTCATCTATCGGACGAAGGATTTCACTCGAAAACCAAGCAAAGCAAATCGTCAGAACCAAAGTGGTCCATCCCGCTTCTATCTTGAAGCCagcagaaaaaataaaactatacaataaagaaaacaaagatCTATTTGGGCCTTTGTTAGAAACAAGTAAGCAAAGGAAGAAACGATCGCAGAAGCCTGGCAATG ctaaaaataaatctcatcAAAACAACGAGCAGAGTGAAAATACGAATATTGAACGCGCGAAAAATGCAGTTGAAAGGTGTGTGCTAACAGGATACAACAATCTTGTTTTCCCTTCATCCAAAATGTGGCAGAATACAAGAAATTGTGTGAATATTGTTGGTGTCTTATTGAATAATGCTCAAGTGAGGACTTTCAAGACTTTAGTTCCCAATAATGCTGCAAAAAGCTCCCCTGCACAGCCTGGATATGCTAGTGAAGACAGGATCTTGCAGATCAAGCAACACCAAAATGATTTTGCTAAGCAATATCCATCAGTGACTcttatattaaacaaaacaatgacGGAGGAATCTCGGAATGCTTTGGAGAAGTGGAAACAGGAGAGGATTGCTGAAATGGGACAGGCtgaatttgaaaagttttACGAAG CACAAATGGCGGTTGGCACCAAATTCCACAGCACCCTAAAGAACTATTTCACTCAACCCCAAAATCAATTGCGGATTGAGAAAGAAGTAGAAGGAGTGTGGGTGTCAGTTGCCGATGTTCTCAAGAGCATATCGTCTCCAAAGGCTATAGAATCAAATGTAGTACACCCTATGCTAAAATATAGAGGGATATTTGATGCTATCGCAGATTATGA AGACAAGCCAACACTAATCGAGTGGAAGAAATCGGACAAACCACGCAAATCGATTACACTAACTTACGACAATCCCGTACAACTGGCAGCATACTTTGGAGCAGTTTGTAACGATCTCAACTACAAACATTTGAATGTCCGCGACGCATTGTTGGTGATAGCATACACTGACGGTTCCAAGGCAGATGCATATCATTTATCTACGGACAAACTCAGAGAACACTGGGCTCAATGGTTGATCAGGctggaaaattatatgaaaaaacatGGCACTAATTCTGAGAAAATACTTAAGGGTGGCAAAAGGCTGTTCGAAGAGGATATAGCGAATCTCCAGTAA